One Spiroplasma endosymbiont of Dioctria linearis DNA segment encodes these proteins:
- a CDS encoding glycosyl hydrolase family 18 protein has product MKKLLSILSTIAFTASTSSAVVSCNLKVDNTKDIDKIIKNKDLGKISNVSESILKSALKQNNPKVDTDKLALKDVDLFNGNATFVAKNRATDYDGEARVKFDFGNRKADSQYLWESISNTWLGTITSNDSAEILKELKGVNPLINTNELEVKAINPWGATIEAKSNSTLYKGQSTVSYNVINGGDSSAVALYSAVKNSWLGEIQAGSNEQETEKNILNQVKAKNSEIDINELEVTSVTEWGAQVVAKSGSTVYQDECYISFTLKGNSEGSESVSSLYNEVKTTWLGNISDINEVTIMEAVKINNPNLDTSKLTLKNTNEYNSILIPNEEGKSKYKDEVWLSYSVSENAKPVEKKELSQVITKTNFEKSKSTAIHLAEGENLSELKIKELIDSANKGLDLNQVEISNIKETGNKGITEEFTNYSATVKAKENSYSYKGTVDINFYTVVSISQPDELNDIIKNTQLGDLNQNTEVSILSALAQKNTNLDLGHLEVKNITETSATINSISGSKIYKGSIEVNFKVLEKEKPSNKKDLSVDLTQINLGVIKNANTSTILDAVYAKNKNVKKDEVEVKNISTTGATIKTKAKSEFYNEESQVVINFSLEENGEKPKPSNDALLVGYWYEWGGEGQHSTPVDLLNSNELLNSAYNVIDISFLYTWEPYAMPTFEAFSPTSKEGIQRGIKSLQNAGKKVILSMGGATGGEMRFRQDQTDQLTATFIKYMDEYGFDGIDIDWEGGALGDRESQQTTISALKEAKKIQNSKGKEFMLTMAPELPYLKYNTEGGNQASYIPFLKGLDGLYDFINPQYYNGWAFGPFVDEEEKNYLGVNTSYISNDDTEYRGEFYYLVTKYLTTKYSAQNDFYEKIPTNKFVLGAATNEPAGRGAATRESIYKSYVLLENDNIHIRGLMTWAINYDAVSNWMFETWFKETWGNK; this is encoded by the coding sequence ATGAAAAAACTATTATCAATTTTATCTACAATTGCATTTACTGCTTCAACATCATCAGCTGTTGTTAGTTGTAATTTAAAAGTAGATAATACAAAGGACATTGATAAAATCATTAAAAACAAAGATTTAGGAAAAATAAGCAATGTAAGTGAAAGTATTCTAAAGAGTGCACTTAAACAAAATAATCCAAAAGTAGATACAGATAAATTGGCATTAAAAGATGTTGATTTATTTAATGGAAATGCTACTTTTGTTGCAAAAAATAGAGCAACCGATTACGATGGGGAGGCTCGTGTTAAATTTGATTTTGGAAATAGAAAAGCAGATTCTCAATATTTATGAGAATCTATTAGCAATACATGATTAGGGACAATCACTAGCAATGATTCTGCAGAAATCTTAAAAGAGTTAAAAGGAGTTAATCCATTAATCAACACAAATGAATTAGAAGTTAAAGCTATTAATCCATGAGGAGCAACTATTGAAGCAAAGAGTAATTCAACTCTTTATAAAGGACAATCAACAGTTTCTTATAATGTAATTAATGGTGGAGATTCATCAGCAGTAGCACTTTATTCAGCAGTTAAAAACAGCTGATTGGGAGAAATACAAGCTGGTTCTAATGAACAAGAAACTGAAAAAAATATATTAAATCAAGTTAAAGCAAAAAATAGTGAAATTGATATTAATGAACTAGAAGTTACATCAGTAACTGAATGAGGAGCACAAGTTGTTGCTAAATCTGGTTCAACAGTATACCAAGATGAATGTTATATTAGTTTTACTTTAAAAGGAAATTCAGAAGGTTCTGAATCAGTATCTTCACTTTATAATGAAGTTAAAACAACTTGATTGGGTAATATTTCAGATATAAATGAAGTTACAATTATGGAAGCTGTTAAAATAAACAATCCAAATTTAGATACTTCAAAATTAACTTTAAAAAATACTAATGAGTATAACTCAATTTTAATCCCGAATGAAGAAGGTAAATCTAAATATAAAGATGAAGTATGACTTTCATACAGTGTTTCAGAAAATGCTAAACCTGTTGAAAAGAAAGAATTAAGTCAAGTTATTACAAAAACAAACTTTGAAAAAAGCAAAAGCACAGCAATTCATTTAGCTGAAGGTGAAAATCTAAGTGAATTAAAAATTAAAGAGTTAATTGACAGTGCCAATAAAGGATTAGATTTAAATCAAGTTGAAATTTCTAATATAAAAGAAACTGGCAATAAAGGAATAACTGAAGAATTTACAAATTATTCAGCAACAGTTAAAGCAAAAGAAAATTCATATAGTTATAAAGGAACTGTTGATATTAATTTTTACACAGTAGTTTCAATATCTCAACCTGATGAATTAAATGATATTATTAAAAATACTCAATTAGGTGATCTTAATCAAAATACAGAAGTAAGTATTTTAAGTGCTTTAGCACAAAAAAATACAAACTTAGATTTAGGACATTTAGAAGTTAAAAACATAACAGAAACAAGTGCAACTATTAATTCTATTAGTGGAAGCAAAATCTATAAAGGTTCTATTGAAGTTAACTTTAAAGTTCTTGAAAAAGAAAAACCTTCAAATAAAAAAGATTTATCTGTTGATTTAACACAAATAAATTTAGGAGTAATTAAGAACGCAAATACCTCAACAATCTTGGATGCAGTTTATGCTAAAAATAAAAATGTTAAAAAAGATGAAGTTGAAGTTAAAAACATTTCTACAACTGGAGCTACAATTAAAACAAAGGCAAAATCTGAATTTTATAATGAAGAATCACAAGTTGTAATCAATTTTAGTTTAGAAGAAAATGGTGAGAAACCAAAACCTTCAAATGATGCACTTTTAGTAGGTTACTGATATGAATGAGGTGGAGAAGGCCAACATAGTACTCCAGTTGATTTATTAAATAGTAATGAATTATTAAACTCTGCATATAATGTAATTGATATTTCATTCTTATATACATGAGAACCATATGCAATGCCTACTTTTGAAGCATTTAGTCCAACAAGTAAAGAGGGAATTCAAAGAGGAATTAAATCTTTACAAAACGCTGGTAAAAAAGTAATTTTATCAATGGGTGGAGCTACTGGTGGAGAAATGAGATTTAGACAAGATCAAACTGATCAATTAACTGCTACATTTATTAAATATATGGATGAATATGGATTTGATGGAATCGATATTGATTGAGAAGGTGGAGCACTTGGAGACAGAGAAAGTCAACAAACTACAATCTCAGCTTTAAAAGAAGCTAAAAAAATTCAAAACTCAAAAGGTAAAGAATTTATGTTAACAATGGCACCAGAGTTACCATATTTAAAATACAATACAGAAGGTGGTAATCAAGCAAGTTATATTCCTTTCTTAAAAGGACTTGATGGTCTATATGACTTTATAAATCCTCAATACTATAATGGTTGAGCATTTGGACCATTTGTTGATGAAGAAGAAAAAAACTATTTAGGAGTTAATACTTCATATATTTCAAATGATGATACTGAGTATAGAGGAGAATTCTACTACTTAGTAACAAAATACTTAACAACAAAATATAGTGCCCAAAACGATTTTTATGAAAAAATTCCAACAAATAAATTCGTTTTAGGAGCTGCTACTAATGAACCTGCAGGTAGAGGTGCAGCAACAAGAGAATCAATATATAAATCATATGTTTTACTAGAAAATGACAATATCCATATTCGTGGATTAATGACATGAGCTATTAACTATGATGCTGTTTCAAATTGAATGTTTGAAACTTGATTTAAAGAAACTTGAGGAAATAAATAG
- a CDS encoding lipoprotein → MKKLLTLFSATSLFVSTSNMVISCQKEKVIKFELPDQPQSEEDIINALDYYTEEKTKVDEIIKQELAECLNCSESENNQILLKSESRQRSVVYESFIKAYKSYKMLQFECDQLVSKNSGKTYKSESINDFEQFMDKSQGYDNLTKDTKKFMKKIQEWARVGTIGVD, encoded by the coding sequence ATGAAAAAATTATTAACACTATTTTCAGCAACTAGTTTATTTGTTTCTACATCTAATATGGTTATTTCATGTCAAAAAGAAAAGGTAATTAAATTTGAATTACCAGATCAACCTCAATCAGAAGAAGATATTATAAATGCTTTGGATTATTATACTGAAGAAAAAACAAAAGTGGATGAAATAATTAAACAGGAACTTGCAGAATGTTTAAATTGCAGTGAAAGTGAAAATAATCAAATACTATTAAAAAGTGAATCTAGACAAAGAAGTGTAGTATACGAAAGTTTTATTAAAGCTTATAAATCTTATAAAATGCTTCAATTTGAATGTGACCAATTAGTATCAAAGAACTCAGGAAAAACTTATAAAAGCGAAAGTATTAATGACTTCGAACAATTTATGGATAAAAGTCAAGGATATGATAATTTAACAAAGGATACAAAAAAATTTATGAAGAAAATTCAAGAATGAGCTAGAGTAGGAACAATAGGAGTTGACTAG
- a CDS encoding M3 family metallopeptidase, translated as MKRIDAEDKYKWNLLSLYESDKEFLLDLDLYVEKNNELLMYKNKLKNKSDFINFLKDSIAVDKSVSKINHFLKHLYIEQNNPRLLKLDSIFNNKMQQFDGKFSWVNEEIKNIGKEKILKWLSEDSELIHYSESYKEFFKNIKYLMPQNQRELLSKVSNSSSIIYEMYDSMRFKDNEEKKLVYKNEEYIINQKFISDILTYSDPIKDQQLRIKASLKFKEGLKFKQHTYAKIYESIVKEEIESIKLVGMKSFKENFFDRADFSITNFLNLIKFTSKNSSVYYRYYEIIKKYLNLEKFYGTDSSLELFKLERKNYSVEEAQKIIKNSLKPIGEKYIANLEYCLSDNKIDYYEDENKSTGAFTVGSNTYDSLISLNFTEDIESISTLTHELGHAVHNLFAKQNQPKPLNGFSNMIAEVASTFNEHLLFDYLFQNEKNESRKLILIQNRIEFIFSNFFSAIADAEFEYQCYNSSEKGEVLTLDKISEILKKANKKVLGKSIFDRYDDQVYKYSWIAISHIFEQPFYIYKYAVSIAVSFKLYSEFKRTKDASQIINFLKDGGSLKATQLFKKYNFDCKKEESYKDLILEVEKLVEYFEQLLNKK; from the coding sequence ATGAAGAGAATTGATGCAGAAGATAAATATAAATGAAATTTACTTTCTCTTTATGAAAGTGATAAAGAGTTTTTATTAGACTTAGACTTGTATGTTGAAAAAAATAATGAGTTATTAATGTATAAAAATAAATTGAAAAATAAGAGTGATTTTATAAATTTTTTAAAGGATTCAATCGCAGTGGATAAGAGTGTCTCTAAAATTAATCATTTTTTAAAGCATTTATATATCGAACAAAATAACCCTAGGTTATTAAAATTAGACTCAATTTTCAATAATAAAATGCAACAATTTGATGGCAAATTCTCATGAGTTAATGAGGAAATTAAAAATATTGGAAAAGAAAAAATTTTAAAGTGACTATCAGAAGATTCTGAACTTATTCATTATTCAGAAAGTTACAAAGAATTCTTTAAAAATATAAAATATCTTATGCCTCAAAACCAAAGAGAGTTGTTGTCAAAGGTTTCAAACTCTAGTTCAATTATTTATGAAATGTATGACTCAATGAGATTTAAAGATAATGAAGAAAAAAAGTTAGTGTATAAAAATGAAGAATATATTATTAATCAAAAGTTTATCTCAGATATTTTAACTTATTCAGATCCTATTAAAGATCAACAATTAAGAATTAAAGCAAGTTTAAAATTTAAAGAGGGGTTAAAATTTAAACAACATACTTATGCAAAAATATATGAATCTATTGTAAAAGAAGAAATTGAATCAATAAAACTTGTTGGAATGAAAAGTTTTAAAGAAAACTTTTTTGATAGAGCTGATTTTTCCATTACAAATTTTTTAAACTTAATAAAATTTACTTCTAAAAACTCTAGTGTTTATTATAGATATTATGAAATAATTAAAAAATACTTAAATTTAGAAAAATTTTATGGAACGGATTCAAGTTTGGAACTATTTAAGTTGGAAAGAAAAAATTATAGTGTTGAAGAAGCTCAAAAAATAATAAAAAATTCATTAAAACCAATTGGAGAAAAATATATTGCTAACTTAGAATATTGCTTATCAGATAATAAAATTGATTATTATGAGGATGAAAATAAATCAACTGGTGCTTTTACAGTTGGAAGCAATACTTATGACTCTTTAATTTCTTTAAATTTTACAGAAGATATAGAATCAATTTCAACCTTAACACATGAACTAGGTCATGCTGTTCATAATTTATTTGCTAAACAAAATCAACCAAAACCTTTAAATGGATTTTCAAATATGATTGCTGAGGTAGCATCGACATTTAATGAACATTTGCTATTTGATTATTTATTTCAAAATGAAAAGAATGAAAGTAGGAAATTGATTTTAATTCAAAATAGAATTGAATTTATTTTTTCTAATTTCTTTTCTGCTATTGCGGATGCCGAGTTTGAATATCAGTGCTATAACTCAAGCGAAAAAGGTGAGGTTCTTACTTTAGATAAAATATCAGAAATACTAAAAAAAGCAAATAAGAAAGTTTTAGGAAAATCTATTTTTGATAGATATGATGATCAAGTATATAAATATAGTTGAATAGCTATATCTCATATTTTTGAACAACCTTTTTATATCTATAAATATGCTGTATCAATTGCGGTTTCCTTTAAACTATATTCAGAATTTAAAAGAACCAAAGATGCTTCTCAAATAATAAATTTCTTAAAAGATGGGGGAAGTTTAAAAGCTACTCAATTATTTAAAAAATATAATTTTGATTGTAAAAAAGAAGAATCATATAAGGATTTAATATTGGAAGTTGAAAAATTAGTAGAGTATTTTGAACAGTTGCTAAATAAAAAATAA
- a CDS encoding glycosyl hydrolase family 18 protein, producing the protein MRKILTLLSSFSLVATTSTAVVACGFNMGDTSADNHLVHHVLKTNLGFIENEQEDTIKTKIKEWNPDLKMESVIIQSIKKRVVVITATDDGVYSGKLQINFNLKGDVVRLEDRVLVGYYFDWNGEGQTIPTFEQLAETNYNVINASFFYSKSNYEMPKYLPQNPEEVKAGIKLLQSKGKKVLISMGGSPSSEMKFRSNQKDELKETILDVVDEYGFDGLDINWAQKSLTDKTSQQTTVDALKEIKDENPEFIITMAPEMPYLTNKSDTTGKGSYITFLKGLEGYYNWINPQLYNGRGFGPYIEPEEQKKLKIKEDYIANDNAKYRAEFYYLMTKYLTTKYSPKNDYYLIDADKFVMGASTNEIAGNGSATKQSIKKSHKLLKKDKVYTRGLMSWAINYDAYEGMIESNGQQVMFKKWSFESWYNDTHNKEKK; encoded by the coding sequence ATGAGAAAAATATTAACTTTGCTGTCTTCATTTTCTTTAGTTGCTACAACTTCAACTGCAGTTGTTGCTTGTGGCTTTAATATGGGAGATACATCAGCTGACAATCATTTAGTTCATCATGTATTAAAAACTAATTTAGGTTTTATTGAAAATGAACAAGAAGATACAATTAAAACTAAAATTAAAGAATGAAATCCTGATTTAAAAATGGAATCAGTTATTATTCAAAGTATTAAAAAAAGAGTTGTTGTTATTACAGCAACAGATGATGGAGTGTATAGTGGAAAACTGCAAATAAATTTTAATTTAAAGGGAGATGTTGTTAGATTAGAAGATAGAGTTCTAGTAGGTTATTATTTTGATTGGAATGGGGAAGGACAAACTATTCCAACTTTTGAGCAATTAGCAGAAACAAATTATAATGTCATTAATGCTTCTTTCTTTTATTCAAAATCAAATTATGAAATGCCTAAATATTTACCACAAAATCCAGAAGAAGTAAAAGCAGGAATTAAGTTATTGCAATCTAAAGGTAAAAAGGTTCTTATTTCAATGGGTGGTTCACCTTCAAGTGAAATGAAATTTAGAAGTAATCAAAAAGACGAATTAAAAGAAACAATTTTAGATGTAGTTGATGAATATGGTTTTGATGGTCTTGATATTAACTGAGCACAAAAATCATTAACAGATAAAACAAGTCAACAAACAACTGTAGATGCTTTAAAAGAAATTAAGGATGAAAATCCTGAATTTATAATAACTATGGCTCCAGAAATGCCATATTTAACAAATAAATCAGATACTACAGGTAAAGGTAGTTACATTACTTTTTTAAAAGGTTTAGAAGGATATTATAATTGAATAAATCCACAGCTTTATAATGGAAGAGGTTTTGGACCATATATTGAGCCTGAAGAACAAAAAAAATTAAAAATTAAAGAAGATTATATTGCAAATGATAATGCTAAGTATCGAGCAGAATTTTATTATTTAATGACCAAATATCTGACAACAAAATATAGTCCAAAAAATGACTACTATTTAATTGATGCAGATAAATTTGTAATGGGGGCTTCAACAAATGAGATTGCAGGGAATGGATCTGCAACTAAACAATCAATTAAAAAATCACACAAACTTCTTAAAAAAGATAAAGTTTATACAAGAGGTCTTATGTCTTGAGCAATAAATTATGATGCTTATGAAGGTATGATTGAAAGTAATGGTCAACAAGTTATGTTTAAAAAGTGAAGTTTTGAATCATGATATAATGACACTCACAATAAAGAAAAAAAATAA
- a CDS encoding glycosyl hydrolase family 18 protein produces the protein MKKILGLLSSLSLVAIGTTSVVACGYSIGDINDENHLVNHVLRTSLGMLENDNKETIKAKIQELNPGLDANSYKVAKVNKNKTALIAATKKGAYTGAMEVKFNLLGEPIKLEEKVLVGYYNDGKDWVVEGERIPTFEELVETNYNVISIGDFYASKALEMPTFNPKKPEEIKNGIELLHQNDKKAIISMGGALSTKMKFTTDKKEELKAAILNVIDEYKFDGIDINWEIQSTTDRESQQVMTDVLKEIKGERENFIISLSTTPDGLRLATEIGGAPSYIPFFKGLDGYYNWVTPKAYNQFGYDVIIEDAEKRILNWDDKDDTCQVEQSGELKCSITNDNLEHRAEFYYLLTKYATAKYSKKNDYFIIDPDKFVLGVSTHEYVAEGKGAASEDALKKSYELLAKDGIYTKGLMAWTINSDAYDGKIASIPQEGKDPLIIKWDKWTFSKWYKDIYLQEKK, from the coding sequence ATGAAAAAAATATTAGGTCTATTATCTTCATTGTCATTAGTAGCTATTGGAACAACTTCAGTTGTTGCATGTGGTTATAGTATTGGAGATATCAATGATGAAAATCATTTAGTTAATCATGTTCTAAGAACATCTTTAGGAATGCTAGAAAATGATAATAAAGAAACTATAAAAGCTAAAATTCAAGAATTAAATCCAGGTTTGGATGCAAATTCATATAAAGTAGCTAAAGTAAATAAAAATAAAACAGCACTTATTGCAGCAACTAAAAAAGGTGCATATACAGGAGCTATGGAAGTAAAATTCAATTTGTTGGGTGAACCTATTAAATTAGAAGAAAAAGTTTTAGTTGGTTATTATAATGATGGAAAAGATTGAGTTGTTGAAGGAGAGCGAATTCCTACTTTCGAAGAATTAGTTGAAACAAATTATAATGTAATTAGCATTGGAGATTTTTATGCTTCTAAAGCACTTGAGATGCCTACTTTTAATCCAAAAAAACCTGAAGAAATAAAAAATGGAATAGAGTTACTTCATCAAAATGATAAAAAGGCAATAATTTCAATGGGTGGAGCACTATCAACAAAAATGAAATTTACAACTGATAAAAAAGAAGAACTAAAGGCAGCAATTTTAAATGTAATAGATGAGTATAAATTTGATGGAATAGATATTAATTGAGAAATACAAAGTACTACAGATAGAGAAAGTCAACAAGTAATGACTGATGTTTTAAAAGAAATTAAAGGTGAGAGAGAAAATTTTATAATTTCACTATCAACTACTCCTGATGGACTAAGACTTGCAACTGAAATTGGAGGAGCTCCAAGTTACATTCCATTTTTTAAAGGTTTAGATGGTTACTATAATTGAGTAACTCCTAAAGCATATAATCAATTTGGCTATGATGTTATTATTGAAGATGCAGAAAAAAGAATTTTAAATTGAGATGATAAAGATGATACCTGTCAAGTTGAACAAAGTGGAGAACTTAAATGTAGTATTACAAATGATAATCTAGAACATAGAGCAGAATTTTATTATTTATTAACAAAATATGCCACTGCTAAGTATAGTAAAAAGAATGACTACTTTATTATTGATCCGGATAAATTTGTTTTAGGAGTTTCAACTCATGAATACGTTGCTGAAGGAAAAGGGGCAGCTTCTGAAGATGCACTTAAAAAATCATATGAGCTGCTTGCAAAAGATGGTATTTATACAAAGGGTCTTATGGCTTGAACAATAAATAGTGATGCATATGATGGAAAGATAGCGTCAATACCACAAGAAGGTAAAGATCCTTTAATTATTAAATGAGATAAATGAACTTTTTCAAAGTGATATAAAGATATTTATTTACAAGAAAAAAAATAG
- a CDS encoding glycosyl hydrolase family 18 protein gives MKKLLTFLSSISLITSWSTTVVSCNLIGSKPDNKKELSIVITQYNLGEIEDNQEITIQNKLQQLNPSLDISAIKIENIWNKGATISAIDEGIYKGNKEIRFRLKDAPIETMDKVLVGYYYEWGGEAQVKPSFDDIANTNYNVIDISFLYSPTAYTMPVFQPWNPADMKAGIKLLQSKGKKVLISMGGATGSEMRFRSDQKNELKETILNVVNEYDFDGLDIDWEGSCLADRESQQVTIDALKEIKDENPEFMITMAPEMPYLKNSTDKDKTGSYIPFLRQLDDYYDWINPQFYNGWAFGPYVEPEDKERLNLSMDYITNDDVTHRAEFYYLMTKYLTTKYSRLNDFWLIDPDRFVMGASTNEPAGRGAATEESIKRSYQLLSEDGIYTRGLMTWAINFDAYEGMIQSNGQQVMFKKWSFESWYNDTHNKENK, from the coding sequence ATGAAAAAACTGTTAACTTTTTTGTCGTCAATTAGCTTAATAACATCATGATCAACTACGGTAGTTTCATGTAATTTAATTGGTTCAAAACCAGATAATAAAAAGGAACTAAGTATTGTAATCACTCAATATAACTTAGGTGAAATTGAAGATAATCAAGAAATAACAATTCAAAATAAGTTGCAGCAGTTAAATCCTAGCTTAGATATAAGTGCAATTAAAATAGAAAATATTTGAAATAAAGGTGCAACTATTTCAGCAATTGATGAGGGTATTTACAAAGGAAATAAGGAAATAAGATTTAGATTAAAAGATGCTCCAATTGAAACTATGGATAAAGTTTTAGTTGGGTATTACTATGAATGAGGAGGAGAAGCTCAAGTAAAACCAAGTTTCGATGATATTGCTAATACTAATTACAATGTAATTGATATCTCATTTTTATACTCACCAACAGCTTATACTATGCCAGTATTTCAACCATGAAATCCAGCAGATATGAAAGCAGGAATTAAGTTACTACAATCAAAAGGCAAAAAAGTACTTATTTCAATGGGTGGAGCTACTGGAAGTGAAATGAGATTTAGATCTGATCAAAAAAATGAATTAAAAGAAACAATTCTAAATGTAGTTAATGAATATGACTTTGACGGCTTGGATATTGACTGAGAAGGTAGTTGTCTTGCAGATAGAGAAAGTCAACAAGTAACTATTGATGCTTTAAAAGAAATCAAAGATGAAAATCCTGAATTTATGATAACTATGGCTCCAGAAATGCCTTATTTAAAAAATTCAACTGATAAAGATAAAACAGGTAGTTATATTCCATTTTTAAGACAATTAGATGACTATTATGATTGGATAAATCCACAGTTTTATAATGGTTGAGCATTTGGTCCGTATGTAGAACCTGAAGATAAAGAAAGATTAAATTTATCGATGGACTATATAACAAATGATGATGTTACTCATAGAGCGGAATTCTATTATTTAATGACTAAGTATTTAACAACAAAATATAGTCGATTAAATGACTTTTGATTAATTGATCCAGATAGATTTGTAATGGGAGCTTCAACAAATGAACCAGCTGGTAGAGGAGCTGCTACTGAAGAATCTATTAAAAGATCATATCAATTGCTAAGTGAAGATGGTATTTATACAAGAGGACTTATGACTTGAGCAATAAACTTTGATGCTTACGAAGGTATGATTCAAAGTAACGGTCAACAAGTTATGTTTAAAAAGTGAAGTTTTGAATCATGATATAATGACACTCATAATAAAGAAAATAAATAA
- a CDS encoding Pr6Pr family membrane protein yields the protein MKSLKFQLIYKYFFGLLSFFTIFSYYIWNIATAGEVNAVYQGNYEIYTIDYFTTFTLLSNVLVQFWFLYAAINYKKEGKTKMLSYTTANSLATMITVTLIVYNGILIPVEGFPTQPFSIFVTLVDHAIIPVAFILYVNLFMSNKEKVNFKEFFIKKFWIQFTMVLIYCVYAMVRGELRFNSGDYYFTENINLLYPYFFLDIHHVGPAGIPGIGWFFIAFFGIIGLLVGFSFLYNFINNKVMDKQYYKKINDIS from the coding sequence ATGAAATCATTAAAATTTCAATTAATTTATAAATATTTTTTTGGACTTTTATCGTTCTTTACTATATTTTCATATTATATTTGAAATATAGCAACAGCAGGTGAAGTAAATGCTGTTTATCAAGGTAATTATGAAATATATACAATAGATTACTTTACAACATTTACTTTACTTTCAAATGTTTTAGTTCAATTTTGATTTTTATATGCAGCAATAAATTATAAAAAAGAAGGTAAAACAAAAATGTTAAGTTATACAACAGCTAATTCATTGGCAACAATGATAACTGTTACTTTAATTGTTTACAATGGAATTTTAATTCCAGTTGAAGGTTTTCCAACACAACCTTTTAGTATTTTTGTAACATTAGTTGATCATGCAATTATTCCAGTTGCTTTTATTTTATATGTAAATTTATTTATGAGCAATAAGGAAAAAGTTAATTTTAAGGAATTCTTTATTAAAAAATTTTGAATTCAATTTACTATGGTTTTGATCTATTGTGTTTATGCAATGGTACGTGGAGAACTTAGATTTAACTCAGGAGATTACTATTTTACAGAAAATATAAATTTATTATATCCATATTTCTTTTTAGATATTCATCATGTTGGACCAGCTGGAATTCCTGGTATTGGATGATTCTTCATTGCATTTTTTGGAATAATAGGATTATTGGTAGGATTTAGTTTCTTATATAATTTTATTAATAACAAAGTAATGGATAAACAATATTATAAAAAAATAAATGATATTAGTTAA